One genomic segment of Heterodontus francisci isolate sHetFra1 chromosome 25, sHetFra1.hap1, whole genome shotgun sequence includes these proteins:
- the LOC137384099 gene encoding colipase-like isoform X1, protein MKLTLVFLACCIAMSIAVPERGLLLNLSNGELCIGSFQCKSDCCHRDTGLSLARCASRGAEGNTCSGHLLYNVYYKCPCENGLKCDGDKTIIGSIMNTDFGICKDPNRIAKVIKANKVPIN, encoded by the exons ATGAAGCTAACATTGGTCTTCCTGGCATGTTGTATTGCAATGTCAATAGCAGTTCCTGAGAGAGGATTGCTTCTGAACCTG AGTAATGGAGAGCTCTGCATTGGAAGCTTTCAGTGCAAGAGTGACTGCTGCCACAGAGATACTGGACTGAGTCTTGCAAGGTGTGCCAGTCGAGGTGCTGAAGGAAACACATGCTCAGGTCAT CTCCTGTATAACGTCTATTACAAATGTCCTTGTGAAAATGGTCTGAAGTGTGACGGTGATAAAACCATCATTGGTTCAATAATGAACACTGACTTTGGTATCTGCAAGGACCCAAACAGAATAGCCAAAGTCATCAAGGCAAACAAAGTGCCAATAAATTAA
- the LOC137384099 gene encoding colipase-like isoform X2, with translation MKLTLVFLACCIAMSIAVPERGLLLNLLLYNVYYKCPCENGLKCDGDKTIIGSIMNTDFGICKDPNRIAKVIKANKVPIN, from the exons ATGAAGCTAACATTGGTCTTCCTGGCATGTTGTATTGCAATGTCAATAGCAGTTCCTGAGAGAGGATTGCTTCTGAACCTG CTCCTGTATAACGTCTATTACAAATGTCCTTGTGAAAATGGTCTGAAGTGTGACGGTGATAAAACCATCATTGGTTCAATAATGAACACTGACTTTGGTATCTGCAAGGACCCAAACAGAATAGCCAAAGTCATCAAGGCAAACAAAGTGCCAATAAATTAA